From the genome of Scytonema hofmannii PCC 7110, one region includes:
- a CDS encoding GntR family transcriptional regulator: protein MPHPISLPITVDTQAPITINAQIAEQIKLLISIGELQPGDALPTVTQLAKHLGVNHNTIATVYNYLIESGYLVASRGKGTFVAHTQAVQNIITYKPFYNLLGEAFSAATIIELSPSEFGAAAYAQAVRLNRHQVPPLKLVFVECLQHSADVYEAIQSEIKLSLSKLHLEDLKTSQPKALKELLAANLVITTARHLWEVTKIATPEQEVIGVDIKPSLQLLTQISSLPRHALMLLVCQSEAGSSEMKQMLQQAGISHINFETLSQENIKQNPYLKLNFQSVPASAELRSYQFQTGLWHVPRQSPPGLQ, encoded by the coding sequence ATGCCTCATCCGATTTCGTTGCCAATTACTGTTGATACTCAAGCACCGATAACGATTAATGCTCAAATTGCTGAACAGATTAAATTACTAATCTCTATAGGAGAACTGCAACCGGGTGATGCTTTGCCAACTGTTACTCAATTAGCCAAACATTTAGGAGTAAACCACAACACCATTGCTACAGTCTATAATTATCTGATTGAATCTGGTTATTTGGTAGCCTCTAGAGGTAAAGGAACTTTTGTCGCTCACACCCAAGCTGTACAGAACATTATTACTTATAAGCCATTTTACAATCTGCTAGGTGAAGCCTTTAGTGCTGCGACAATAATTGAATTATCTCCATCTGAATTTGGTGCAGCTGCCTACGCACAAGCCGTAAGATTGAATCGGCATCAAGTACCACCTTTAAAGTTAGTTTTTGTAGAATGCTTGCAACATAGTGCAGATGTGTATGAAGCCATTCAATCAGAAATAAAACTTTCTTTATCGAAACTCCATTTGGAAGACTTAAAGACTAGTCAGCCAAAAGCCTTGAAAGAGCTGTTGGCTGCTAACCTTGTCATCACAACGGCGCGACATTTATGGGAAGTTACTAAAATAGCTACTCCCGAACAGGAAGTGATTGGCGTTGATATTAAGCCCTCGCTGCAACTCTTGACACAGATTTCATCTTTACCTCGTCACGCTTTGATGCTGCTTGTTTGTCAGTCAGAAGCTGGTAGTTCAGAAATGAAACAGATGCTACAACAGGCTGGAATTTCTCACATAAACTTTGAAACCTTAAGTCAGGAGAACATAAAGCAAAATCCTTACCTTAAACTCAACTTTCAGAGCGTTCCCGCCAGCGCTGAATTAAGGAGTTATCAATTTCAAACTGGTCTATGGCACGTGCCACGACAAAGTCCACCAGGTCTTCAATAG
- a CDS encoding efflux RND transporter periplasmic adaptor subunit: METLQQQINEAQATYKQMREIRPTDLQAAQAEVDSAIAALKKAKADLALAYVRSPIAGQILKIYAQPGEIVGEKGIAAIGQTNQMFVAAEVYETDINRVRSGQRATVTSSAFADELKGTVTKMVLA, from the coding sequence ATCGAGACTTTACAACAGCAGATCAACGAGGCACAAGCCACTTACAAGCAGATGCGTGAAATCCGCCCGACAGATTTGCAAGCAGCTCAAGCTGAGGTCGATAGTGCGATCGCTGCTCTAAAAAAAGCGAAGGCAGATCTTGCTTTAGCCTATGTACGCTCGCCCATCGCAGGTCAGATTTTAAAAATTTATGCTCAACCTGGAGAAATTGTTGGAGAGAAGGGAATCGCCGCTATTGGTCAAACAAATCAGATGTTTGTAGCCGCAGAGGTCTATGAAACTGACATTAACAGAGTACGGAGCGGACAACGAGCTACTGTTACCAGTTCTGCTTTTGCCGACGAATTAAAGGGAACCGTAACTAAGATGGTTCTTGCGTAA
- the glgP gene encoding alpha-glucan family phosphorylase, translating to MQPIRTFNVSPSLPQRLEPLRKLAYNLHWDWNVETKDLFRRLDPDLWESSRHNPVLMLGTISQARLMEVVEDEGFLAQMDRAARQLEDYFHERTWYHKNRDKGLGTGDKEQSHPPNPQPKECYAYFSAEFGLVDCLPIYSGGLGVLAGDHLKSASDLGLPLVGVGLLYQQGYFAQYLNADGWQQERYPINDFYNMPLQLERNPDGSELRIGVDYPGRKVYARVWRVQVGTVPLYMLDTNIEPNNPYDHDITDQLYGGDIDMRIHQEMILGIGGVQMLKALGYDVTAYHMNEGHAAFSALERIRILIQEQGLNYVEAKQVVASSNIFTTHTPVPAGIDLFPPDKVLHYLGYYADIFGLNKDQFLALGRENTGDLSAPFSMAVLALKMATFSNGVAQLHGVVSRQMFKGLWQNVPAEEVPIAAITNGVHARSCVAKSTQELYDRYLGPSWSSAPTDHPLWERMDSIPDEELWRNHERCRLDMIMYVRERLVKHLQDRGASPLEIAQAQEVLDPKVLTIGFARRFATYKRATLWMRDIDRIKRILLGNKDRKVQFVFAGKAHPKDIPGKELIREINRFIHEQNLEKQVVFVPNYDIHIARLMVAGCDVWLNNPRRPREASGTSGMKASMNGLPNLSVLDGWWDEADYVRTGWAIGHGELYDDPNYQDQIEANAFYDILEKEVVPLFYDRDVDGLPRRWVDKMKDAIRLNCPFFNTARMVGEYALRAYFPASDRSHTLTTDNYAPAKELAAWKENLTAHWYSIKIKDINISSGAEIEVNQTVSVKARVDLATLTEKDVQLELYQGAIDANGEIVNGIPVVMDYQGEDKDGLSIYTADVVYVTSGLQGLSLRVLPKHKYLSSPYEPRLIVWAQ from the coding sequence ATGCAGCCAATTCGTACTTTTAACGTATCTCCATCACTACCGCAGCGACTTGAGCCGCTACGGAAGTTAGCGTATAACCTCCATTGGGATTGGAACGTTGAGACCAAAGACTTATTTCGTCGCTTAGATCCCGATTTATGGGAATCTAGCCGTCACAATCCTGTTTTGATGCTCGGTACAATCAGCCAAGCGAGATTGATGGAAGTTGTGGAAGATGAAGGCTTCCTAGCGCAAATGGATCGAGCTGCGCGTCAGTTGGAAGATTATTTTCACGAACGCACTTGGTATCACAAGAATAGGGATAAGGGACTGGGAACTGGGGACAAGGAACAGAGCCATCCTCCCAATCCCCAACCCAAAGAATGCTACGCCTATTTTTCTGCTGAATTCGGACTGGTGGATTGTTTGCCCATCTACTCTGGAGGTTTGGGAGTTCTAGCCGGGGATCACCTCAAATCAGCCAGCGATTTGGGTTTACCTTTGGTTGGTGTAGGTTTGCTTTACCAGCAAGGCTATTTTGCTCAATATCTCAATGCTGATGGTTGGCAGCAGGAACGCTACCCCATCAACGACTTCTACAATATGCCTTTGCAACTGGAACGCAATCCTGATGGTTCTGAACTGCGAATTGGGGTAGACTATCCAGGGCGAAAGGTATATGCCCGTGTTTGGCGCGTACAAGTAGGAACAGTGCCTTTGTATATGCTAGACACTAACATTGAGCCAAATAACCCTTACGATCATGACATCACAGACCAACTCTACGGTGGCGATATTGATATGCGTATCCACCAAGAGATGATTTTGGGGATCGGTGGTGTCCAAATGCTGAAAGCGCTTGGATATGATGTTACCGCTTACCATATGAATGAAGGTCATGCGGCTTTCTCAGCATTAGAGCGTATCCGCATCCTCATTCAAGAACAAGGGCTGAATTATGTTGAAGCCAAACAAGTAGTGGCTTCTAGTAACATTTTTACCACTCACACACCAGTACCTGCAGGAATTGACCTGTTTCCCCCAGATAAAGTTTTGCATTACCTGGGATACTACGCAGATATTTTTGGTTTGAATAAAGACCAATTTTTAGCGTTAGGACGGGAAAACACGGGTGATTTGTCTGCGCCGTTTAGTATGGCGGTGCTGGCTCTGAAAATGGCAACATTTTCTAACGGTGTCGCACAATTACACGGGGTTGTGTCGCGACAAATGTTCAAAGGTTTGTGGCAGAACGTACCAGCTGAGGAAGTCCCCATCGCAGCAATCACAAACGGCGTGCATGCCCGAAGCTGTGTTGCTAAATCTACTCAAGAGTTATACGATCGCTACTTAGGACCGAGCTGGTCATCAGCACCAACCGATCACCCTTTGTGGGAACGCATGGACTCGATCCCCGATGAGGAGTTGTGGCGCAATCACGAACGCTGTCGCCTGGACATGATTATGTACGTGCGGGAACGTTTGGTGAAACATTTACAAGATCGTGGGGCTTCTCCTCTAGAAATTGCCCAAGCACAAGAAGTTCTTGACCCGAAAGTTCTCACTATTGGTTTTGCCCGCCGCTTTGCCACCTACAAACGTGCTACCCTGTGGATGCGTGATATTGACCGGATTAAGAGAATTTTATTGGGCAATAAAGACCGCAAAGTGCAGTTTGTCTTTGCTGGTAAGGCACACCCCAAAGATATTCCTGGTAAAGAACTTATCCGCGAAATCAATCGCTTTATTCACGAACAAAATTTGGAAAAGCAAGTTGTGTTTGTTCCCAACTACGACATTCACATAGCCAGATTGATGGTGGCTGGTTGTGATGTGTGGTTAAATAATCCACGCCGCCCACGGGAAGCTTCTGGTACAAGCGGTATGAAGGCATCAATGAATGGGTTACCGAATTTAAGCGTGCTGGATGGTTGGTGGGATGAAGCTGACTACGTCCGCACTGGTTGGGCAATTGGACATGGGGAACTGTATGACGATCCCAATTACCAGGATCAAATTGAGGCAAACGCTTTTTATGATATTTTGGAAAAGGAAGTCGTGCCTTTGTTCTATGACCGGGATGTGGATGGCTTACCCCGTCGCTGGGTTGATAAAATGAAGGATGCCATTCGATTGAACTGCCCATTCTTCAACACGGCGCGGATGGTGGGAGAGTATGCTTTGCGGGCTTATTTCCCGGCGAGCGATCGCAGCCACACTTTGACCACTGATAACTATGCCCCAGCTAAGGAATTAGCTGCTTGGAAAGAAAATTTAACTGCACACTGGTACAGTATAAAAATCAAGGATATCAACATATCTTCTGGTGCTGAGATTGAGGTTAACCAGACTGTTAGCGTTAAAGCTAGAGTTGATTTGGCAACTTTAACAGAAAAAGATGTGCAATTGGAACTTTACCAAGGTGCGATAGATGCTAATGGCGAGATTGTCAACGGTATACCTGTGGTGATGGATTACCAAGGGGAAGATAAGGATGGATTAAGTATTTACACGGCTGATGTTGTGTACGTAACATCTGGTTTGCAGGGCTTGTCTTTGCGCGTGTTACCTAAGCACAAATATTTATCTAGTCCTTATGAACCACGGTTGATTGTTTGGGCGCAGTAG
- a CDS encoding IS607 family transposase: MGLHPNTLRKYADEGKIKSIKNSAGQRLYDVESYTRGDTTRTTIVCYCRVCSSKQRDDLDRQVVYMQSLYPTAEIIRDIGSGINFKRKGLQSLLERLMRGDKLTLVVACRDRLARFGFELFQFMVEQNGGQIVVLDKTVHCPRMSPEKGGTFKPLV; the protein is encoded by the coding sequence TTGGGATTGCACCCAAATACTTTAAGGAAGTACGCGGATGAAGGCAAAATCAAAAGCATCAAAAACTCAGCAGGGCAAAGACTTTACGACGTTGAATCCTACACCCGTGGCGATACAACTAGAACTACCATTGTTTGCTACTGTCGAGTCTGTTCCTCAAAGCAGCGCGACGACCTTGATAGACAAGTCGTGTATATGCAATCCCTCTACCCAACAGCAGAAATTATCAGAGACATTGGGTCAGGTATCAACTTTAAGCGCAAAGGTTTGCAATCCTTATTGGAACGCCTTATGCGTGGAGATAAGCTCACACTTGTCGTTGCCTGTCGTGACCGACTCGCGAGGTTTGGATTCGAGCTTTTTCAATTCATGGTCGAGCAAAACGGTGGACAAATCGTGGTTCTCGACAAAACTGTACACTGTCCTAGAATGTCCCCAGAAAAAGGGGGAACCTTCAAGCCCCTTGTTTAA
- a CDS encoding transposase, with product MRQWFGVSRFVFNQTLELLRDGVIKANWKAIKGSILNSLPDWCKDTPYQIKSIAIKDACKAVSNAKLKYKQSGVFYNFKFKSRKDPKQSCYIPKSAVSEKGIYHTILGEVKFTETLPKNFGDCRLVCVYSDYYLTIPTNSLQLETENQGRVVALDPGIRKFFTFFSESSFGWLGKNANMKIQKLCFKLDELCSAISKSTGQLKRRLKKAANRIRAKIKNLVDELHKKTAKFLVDNFDVILLPTFETSQMSKKGKRRIRSKSVRQMLTLSHYQFKQFIKHKAFEHNKVVLDVNEAYTSKTVSWTGEIVKIGGSKIIKSPSTGKTMDRDLNGARGIFLRALVDTPWLRENLSLSIC from the coding sequence ATTAGACAATGGTTTGGTGTTAGCCGTTTCGTTTTCAATCAAACTCTTGAATTGTTAAGGGATGGAGTTATTAAAGCCAATTGGAAAGCGATTAAGGGAAGTATTCTTAACAGCTTGCCCGATTGGTGTAAAGATACTCCCTACCAAATCAAATCAATAGCTATCAAAGATGCTTGTAAAGCGGTTAGCAACGCTAAACTTAAGTACAAACAATCTGGGGTCTTTTATAATTTCAAATTTAAATCTAGAAAAGACCCAAAACAATCGTGTTATATTCCCAAATCAGCTGTATCAGAAAAAGGGATTTACCACACAATATTAGGTGAAGTTAAGTTTACCGAAACTTTGCCTAAAAATTTTGGTGATTGTCGTTTAGTATGCGTTTATAGCGATTACTACCTGACAATTCCAACAAATAGTCTACAACTAGAAACCGAGAACCAAGGACGTGTTGTAGCTTTAGATCCAGGCATTAGAAAATTTTTCACTTTTTTCTCCGAATCGTCATTTGGCTGGTTAGGCAAGAATGCTAACATGAAAATTCAAAAACTTTGCTTTAAGTTAGATGAATTATGTAGCGCTATTTCTAAGTCAACTGGACAATTAAAAAGAAGATTGAAGAAAGCCGCTAACAGGATAAGAGCCAAGATTAAAAACTTAGTTGATGAACTTCACAAAAAGACGGCTAAGTTCTTGGTTGATAATTTTGATGTCATTCTACTTCCAACTTTTGAAACATCACAGATGTCAAAAAAAGGAAAGCGTAGAATCAGGTCAAAGTCTGTACGTCAGATGTTAACACTTTCTCACTATCAGTTTAAGCAATTCATCAAGCATAAAGCTTTTGAACATAACAAAGTAGTGTTAGATGTGAATGAAGCGTACACATCAAAAACAGTTAGCTGGACTGGTGAAATAGTAAAAATTGGCGGATCTAAAATCATTAAATCCCCATCCACGGGTAAAACTATGGATAGAGATTTAAATGGTGCGCGAGGGATTTTCCTTCGTGCATTGGTTGATACGCCCTGGCTAAGAGAGAATCTTAGCTTGAGTATTTGTTAA
- a CDS encoding Uma2 family endonuclease gives MTYTPPKLLTFEEFVAEYGDNPRYELIDGELRDMEPTGPHETVSGNIAGRVFVEILKASLDWIVPKSCLIKPPAAQATALRPDIIVLDNEQLRFEPLWQKEPIICNGSTIKHVVEVVSTNWQDDYARKVEEYAFLNIQEYWIVDFLGLGGLQFIGKPKQPTFTVCQLIGDTYQQQQYRLGENINSFLFPNIQLKLDDIIPR, from the coding sequence ATGACTTATACCCCACCAAAACTGCTTACTTTCGAGGAATTTGTCGCTGAATACGGCGATAATCCCCGCTACGAACTTATTGATGGAGAATTGCGCGACATGGAACCAACAGGCCCGCACGAAACTGTTTCGGGTAATATTGCAGGTCGAGTTTTTGTTGAAATCCTAAAAGCCTCATTAGATTGGATAGTACCAAAAAGTTGCTTAATCAAGCCACCTGCGGCCCAAGCAACAGCACTGCGTCCAGACATAATAGTTTTGGATAACGAACAACTCAGGTTTGAACCTTTATGGCAAAAAGAGCCGATTATTTGCAATGGTAGCACCATCAAACATGTTGTCGAAGTAGTAAGCACTAATTGGCAAGACGATTATGCTCGAAAAGTAGAAGAATATGCATTTCTAAATATTCAAGAATACTGGATTGTAGACTTTTTAGGTTTAGGAGGTTTGCAATTTATTGGTAAACCAAAACAACCCACTTTTACGGTTTGTCAGTTAATTGGCGATACATATCAGCAACAACAATATCGTTTAGGCGAAAATATAAATTCTTTCCTTTTTCCAAATATACAGCTTAAACTTGATGACATTATACCGCGTTAG
- a CDS encoding DUF429 domain-containing protein: MKFLGIDLGWKSQPSGLCYLELTDEKLKIIDLDRKELITDILTWIDTCLKPEEPTIIAVDAPTLIPNITGSRLPDKLTHKYFGKYHAGCYPANLNLPFAERTVNFGLELEARGFAHAPTIEPQKPGKYQIEVFPHPAIVHLFSLERILKYKKGRLNERRAELTKLYNYIIEILPSLYPPLCPLRLCGSFLSEIPTTGAALKEAEDKLDSLICAYVAAYWWYWGEQRNQVLGDRTTGYIVIPKRISFQAASSFAKA, translated from the coding sequence ATGAAATTTCTCGGAATCGACTTAGGCTGGAAATCTCAACCAAGTGGGTTATGCTATCTAGAACTGACAGACGAAAAACTAAAAATAATAGACTTAGATCGAAAAGAACTCATTACAGACATTCTCACTTGGATTGACACTTGCCTCAAACCAGAAGAACCCACCATCATTGCCGTAGACGCACCAACCTTGATCCCCAACATTACCGGAAGCCGTTTACCCGATAAACTCACCCACAAATACTTTGGCAAATATCATGCAGGATGCTACCCAGCTAATCTTAACTTACCCTTTGCAGAGCGAACAGTAAACTTTGGACTAGAACTAGAAGCTCGTGGTTTTGCCCATGCCCCAACCATTGAACCACAAAAACCAGGCAAATACCAAATCGAAGTATTCCCCCATCCAGCCATCGTGCATCTCTTCAGCTTAGAACGCATCCTCAAATACAAAAAAGGACGCCTCAACGAGCGCCGCGCAGAACTTACCAAACTCTATAATTACATCATAGAAATTTTACCCTCTCTCTATCCTCCTCTGTGTCCTCTGCGACTCTGCGGTTCATTTCTTTCAGAAATTCCCACAACAGGCGCAGCCCTCAAAGAAGCAGAAGACAAACTAGATAGCCTTATATGTGCCTACGTCGCAGCTTACTGGTGGTATTGGGGAGAACAACGCAACCAAGTACTAGGCGATCGCACCACTGGTTACATTGTCATCCCCAAGAGAATTTCTTTCCAAGCAGCTAGTTCCTTCGCTAAGGCATAG
- a CDS encoding pyruvate kinase, whose translation MQPLTRQTKVVATVSLASSLQTIAGMIKAGMNVACLNLSHGSYDDLAQTIAQIRSIAEELDTPITLLQELQKPQLSSLTDKDTQDLEFGLSQEVDYIALSFVSSAEDVRVLKNLLQQKGAADTPVVAKIEKHDAIANLEEILDECDAVMIAPSDLGVGMSQEKLLLLQKRIIGLCNHKGIPVISAIQMPESTIHNAHSIRAETSDIANAIIDGTDAILLSSESEVGEVSVESVQRLVKIATETEAEIEFLNNPPAKTDVTHALSMGLNAICKVLPPRYIATFTSSGYTARLAAGERPKVPILALTPNPKVYRSLNLIWGVQPVLLNREVETFEELTAQVEEILRDRSWVEPGDKVLIMAGIPTKRSQGTNFLKIHTIAVST comes from the coding sequence ATGCAGCCATTAACACGTCAAACAAAGGTTGTCGCCACCGTCAGTCTTGCTAGTTCGCTCCAGACAATTGCGGGTATGATAAAAGCTGGGATGAACGTAGCTTGTCTCAATTTATCTCATGGAAGTTATGACGATCTTGCTCAAACAATTGCTCAGATTCGCTCGATAGCAGAGGAACTGGACACTCCCATAACTTTATTGCAAGAACTGCAAAAACCGCAGTTATCTTCTCTAACCGACAAAGATACTCAAGATTTAGAATTTGGTTTATCTCAGGAAGTTGATTATATTGCTCTAAGTTTTGTAAGTAGTGCTGAGGATGTTCGGGTTTTAAAGAACTTACTACAGCAAAAAGGTGCAGCTGATACACCTGTCGTTGCTAAAATTGAAAAACATGATGCGATCGCCAACCTAGAAGAGATACTGGATGAATGCGATGCAGTGATGATAGCACCGAGTGATTTGGGTGTAGGGATGAGTCAAGAGAAACTTCTTCTGCTACAAAAACGCATTATCGGACTGTGTAACCATAAAGGAATTCCTGTCATTAGCGCAATACAGATGCCAGAAAGCACGATCCATAATGCCCATTCGATTCGTGCAGAAACTAGTGACATTGCCAACGCCATTATAGATGGTACTGATGCAATACTGCTCTCAAGTGAATCAGAGGTAGGAGAGGTTTCTGTCGAAAGCGTACAAAGATTAGTGAAAATTGCAACAGAAACAGAAGCAGAGATAGAATTTCTGAACAATCCGCCTGCAAAAACGGATGTCACTCATGCGCTAAGTATGGGACTCAATGCGATTTGCAAAGTGCTACCCCCGCGCTACATTGCCACGTTTACAAGTAGCGGTTACACAGCCCGGTTAGCAGCTGGAGAACGTCCTAAAGTACCCATTCTTGCGCTTACACCTAACCCCAAAGTTTACCGCAGTTTAAACCTCATTTGGGGCGTGCAACCAGTTTTGCTAAACCGCGAAGTTGAGACTTTTGAAGAATTGACAGCACAAGTTGAGGAAATTTTGCGCGATCGCAGTTGGGTTGAACCAGGCGACAAAGTTCTCATTATGGCTGGTATTCCTACCAAGCGTTCACAAGGAACAAATTTTCTCAAAATTCATACAATTGCAGTGAGCACCTGA